AAAATAGTGATTACAGATAGAAACATAGTCGATGGCATTTTTGTTTCTGCCCATTCTTTGACTCTTGGATTTATTCCGCTCTCAGAAGTTTTTCTGAACTCTGAAATGACATTGGTATCTAGTAAAAACATTAGCTTAAGTCTATTGGCTTAGTAAAGTTTTCTATTTTCGCAGGCTCAAATTTAATATCGCCAGCAGCTTTCATGCCCACAAGATCGAGAATGTTTTTTTGATGGCCAATGACTCTTTGGTAATCCTCGTACAGCATCAAAACATGTGAGGGCCTACCGCGATCTGTAATAAAAACCGGTCCAGACCTACAGGCCTTTTTTGCACCGCTTGTATCCTGATTAAATTCTCTACTAGACAGGGTTTTTGGCACGCCGATTTTCCTTTTAAACTATAATGTAGTAATGTTACTACATTATAGTAGCATCGATCCAAAGCCCTAAAGTTCAGACTTGAGGACTAAACGTCGTCTCTTGAAGCCTTCTTACGCTCATGCTCTTTTAAATAACGCTTACGCAGACGAATACTCTTGGGGGTAACCTCAACAAGCTCGTCGTCTGAAATGAACTCAACGGCATATTCCAGAGTTAATTGCACAGGCGTAACCAAGCGGACTGCTTCATCTGTTCCAGAAGCGCGCACGTTAGTTAACTGCTTACCCTTAATGGGATTAACAACGAGATCATTATCTCGACTATGAATACCAATAATCATGCCCTCGTAAAGCGGGTCTCCCGGTGAGACAAACATTCGTCCACGGTCTTGTAGCTTCCAAAGGGCGTAAGCTACCGCCTCACCATCATCTTGACTAATCAGTACACCGTTATGGCGCTCGCCCAAGATACCCTCCTTGACAGGCGCATAAGAATCAAAGTTATGGCTCATTAAGCCATTCCCGCGCGTCAAGGTCATGAAGTCCCCCTGAAAACCAATGAGGCCCCTCGCTGGAACACGGTATTCAAGACGGGTTCGACCCTTACCATCGCTCACCATATCCAAGAGCTCTGCCTTGCG
This genomic interval from Polynucleobacter sp. UK-FUSCHL-C3 contains the following:
- a CDS encoding type II toxin-antitoxin system Phd/YefM family antitoxin → MPKTLSSREFNQDTSGAKKACRSGPVFITDRGRPSHVLMLYEDYQRVIGHQKNILDLVGMKAAGDIKFEPAKIENFTKPIDLS